The DNA window agatcaaatgttcttaatcctgttatgattaggctcaatcttgaaaggctattcgtgttctttgatttgttagttaagcctacttttaggtcagggtgatacgtacattttgggaacacggtagtgcaattgagtgggagcgctagcataaacatggaatctatagcttctatctggcgaatagtaagcaaatgatgatctccttcgagcttgaccaaacgaacataaatggtagagtactcatttcacataagctgaaatatcatttatacggggtcaagtattttaaggataaaatacatagtagggtgtaacggtaatctaatccctttacagtgtagatcattcatatagaggatcattgatcaaattaggattataacaatggataactaatgatgcgtctatatggtggaacatatagagcattctatatactgagagtgcaattctaagttctatgcgtggattcaacgaagaattaataagttagtgaattttagtgctaaattcttgatctacttattggaagctcggttatatagacccatggtccccgcactagttgagataatattgtttgtaagactcatgtaattggttttgattataattcacaaattagactatgtctatttgtgaaattttcactaagtaagggcgaaattgtaaaaaaagagttaataggggcatatttgttaattatgatactttgtatggttcaattaataaatatgataaatgaaaatattatttaataattatttatagttattaaatagttagaattgacatttaaatggttgaattagaaaattggcatttttgagaaaatcagatacaaaagtgttaaaattgcaaaattgcaaaaagcaaggcccaaatccatcaagccatggccggccacttttgtaggcattttaaactgatattttcattattttaatgccaaataattcaaacctaaccctagtggaatgctataaatagatagtgaaggcttcaggaaaattacacttctgaatcagaaaaccttagcctttctctctcttccttggccgccaccctctctctctctcttcttccttcatatttcgaacttaccttagtgattagagtagtgcccacacacagcaagcaatacctcaatcatagtgaggaagatcgtgaagaaagatcatcagcaaaggagtttcagcatcaaggattcagagaaagagatccaggttcagatcttgataatactctgctacagaaaggatacaagagttagagatctgaacggaaggagtcatttaattccgctgcatccaatgtaaggtttcttaaactttatacgtgtttatttcatcgttttagaaagttcatatttagggtgttaataaacatacttgtgagtagatctaagatcctggtaaaataaattccaacacttagGACATGATCTCCCACCAGATACGAGCATCCTCTCACAACATGAATATAGCACAACTAACCCAATTGTTACCCTCAACTCGCATAAAGTCAAAGATAGAGATTATCATGCTCATCTACTTGAGCAGGCTATGCCTGCTACTGACGAAGCTCCCTTATTTCATTCCCTCAGATCATCTCTTACATCGTGACATACATTTGTTCTCAATTTTGTGGAGGTGGAGGATTCATATCTCCACACCAATCCTGAGCCCAAATAGTTCGCGGTTAAGCCTATCAGATCACCTCAGAGGCATAACTCAATACACTTTCGACCATAGGTTTCCCATAAGTTAGAGCTCCCGAACAATTATTATTACTAATCAACACTTCCATACTCAGGAAAATATTATGTTACTATCAATAATCCTTATCATGCTTTTCTAACAACATATTTTTCCACATATCACATAAGCATGTAATCAATTAACAGATAAGCAAATAACACTTATTGTACCATGAGTCGAACTAGTCTTCACAGCAAATGTACATATCCAGCTAGTCTTCAGGACCTTTAAACCTTagttgctctgataccatgttgtagcTCCCTAACCTATAAGGCCGCCACATGTGTACTTTTATAATTACTAACAGTTTAGGAAAAAAATTgtggtttaattaaaactttaccAAATAACTTTCAAATTATAAACTACAACCTCTTAAAAGTTACTAAGCTCGGAGATCCCCTTTTATAAACTTTTTACAAAAGTGCcatcatattattttattacaaaatatccATACATATTCAAAACATTGTAAAACATGATCCTGTCAACTGaggttgatatgtacatttattGGAAAACCTCCGACTCATGACTGATCAACTTTACTTTTTCTCTTAGATGCACCACAAAACATCTgtgagtcacaaagactcagcaagaaaaagtGGGAAATACAAATTCATGTACAATGTATAACAATAATCAATAGTAGTCATATAACCAGACATATATTCAAACAGATCATtctaatataatacaatactaaTAATTCAATTATTTGTCTAATAAGACAAACTATTCCCGATACTTCATGAAGTATCCGTTAACTCTCATTTTTCCAATAATTCATGAAGAGCTAATAATAATGACTTATAGATTAAGACTTATTAATGTCCCGATCACGTAAAAATCttgttttattttcttctcAATTTTACTTTCTTTATCTTAATATTTTGTTATAATTGAGTTTTGAAGAATTCGGTAAATAGTAGTAGTAGGATTTCTAAAAAAGACATCAACTTATTTGTGGTGCActttcaaagaaaaaagaatttATTTATGGTGCAAAAACATTAACCCTATGTTTGAAAGCTAGATTTTAATAACAAAGAAAAATgtaagaaagaaaatgaaaaattcattaaaaaccactcaatttaataaaattttccatatcaaatataaaaattgataatTCTTTTGTTGTCcacattttttttctaacactttctatatatatatatatgctagcaaaaaactacgtgcaaggtacgtatactaaattttatgctagtttttttctatgttagttgaaagtgatacaattaaaaattaaagaaaaaatattattagttattaggtgagattagtattattatgtgtatctaaatattatagtttataatgttgtcaattaaaagtgaataccgaatgtaatatattaatgtttaagaaagcttgatgatttaaatatgttcttgagttaatccaaaaataaattaaaaattgatgttccaatacttaaagaaacattacttaaataggtgtaagataaaaagaaaattaaaaatcaatctctaaattattgataattgaagatagcatttgtctaaaaattgtagataagataactaatgatagtcattggtggatttcaatcttcatttgcttcgatagagacaatagtgtaatttttgtattttgcactttttattctagccgggtccgtatatatctggattgtccattttttcgttgataaattgaatatggtagtgtcgacaaagcggcgATGTTCCTGCAAACcgtgatgtattttcatttaaaatgattagacatggtgtgcatagcttatttaattaaaaaaaatcaacttatgaaagacatgtactattttattttttttttaaaattacagctctgcagtatatttcattagttgggcagcaatacacgaaaatattttttccacagtatctgcgaacatgacagcagataggctctttgtattgtcatcaagttcaacatatgctatagcactgtaaaatgcataataagattgttagtatctttttttattattattttaacttaatttcaataacatcatatgttttttgtaatataccgtggtgtaggaaatccttcttggccgcatgttggcttgtcacatataattttttattgcgattatataaatctatttttttatgacatgcgtcacatgacatgtaataaaaactATGGACAttatcagttatttttattgccgcttcaatccaaaaatattttttctacatccaaatcaaatggtgttaataatagtaagatattgaaacaaaagttttataaagtaaatattgtagtagtctttacctcattcagttgcagatttttcgtcaactctaaaatttggatgttagtcactatttcgctaatatatttaattgtgctTCTAATTTATGAGCACGTGATCAAAAACAGTGTTGTAATGTAcactctgatttttttttttgcatttaatGCCTCAGGTTTAATTATGATTAGTTTTGGTGGGTTTTagtaaatgtttttctttttctggtttgcattaatagctagaacatggagaaattaataagattgacattcctttttgtcgcagcatgtacaaagcagcataattataataatgctttaagttgcttttatttttatttaacaaaagacgaaattataaattttatggctTCTTAATTATACTGTAGtgctaaaatataactttttcttttaatgattgtttttataggaaaatggtaattctagaagagaagaagaagagaaaaatcggagatgtacaacagcaaaaacccaatcgtatttttttgatttaatgagatttattttattatatataaataaaaagtgacccataaatttttcataaattattttatttttaataataaattattttatttttaatattaataaaaagttacccatgaatttctcataaaccaagaattcagttatataggcacactttatatagaatatatatatatatatttttttttctatattcaCTAAAATTGGACTTCCAATAGTTATatccttatatatatttttcgttCAAGAGAAGTTACTTGTCTTAAATCTCTCTATGTAAAAAGGTAACTTCcctatttaatttcttaaaggTTGCCCATTTTAGATTTAGAtgagttcaattttttttttttaggaaaaaaaatcataattatagatttttttatAAGATAATTGTAGAATCTTTTTTggtaagataattataattttttagtagtAAAATCTTTTAAAATCGATAAAGAAATCGTAAATTATGAAAATctactaataaaatataaattaaaaaaaataatttaaatttttattcttcaatttgatatgtactaaatcatgtcaactttttaaacttttaaaaattcttctcaattattaagattgttatatttaaagacttttatttaattttacaaataaatcTTATGTGAATAAAAATTGAGGGGACATGTATATGTTAAAGTTCATGGGTATGATTTTGTAGATATTAAAGTTCGAATCGGTACATTagcaaaattaaatgaaattagacaaaaatctttaaattcaataatctcaatagtaaaaaaaaaaataaaaattagcgACTTAAACAGTTCGAgaacattatttaatacatgtcaaaattcagtcAAAATTCAGgccaaaaatcttaattagtctAAAAACACTGATTTAATCCcaaattaaatctaaaacaaattattgatttcctttacttttttttttttaaaaaaacttaaacctaaatttaatcaaaattgcAAAGATCatagtaatatatttaaaaaagaaacatattaaatttaattcgTTTCATACCTTTGGAAATTATAACGGGATGGTCGTAAAAGATCTAATAAAATCTTTTTTGTAAAATTAGTTTTTCTTTTGTAAAAAGGTAAGTAGTGACAGTATATTTAAAAAGGggttttttcaataatatacctaaaattgattttatttacaaaaataccttcaACAAATTTATTTGCACAAATACCGATGTGCCACATTAGCATAAATaccaaaattcaaaattattaccaaaaatggaaaaaacttgaaaatttttgcTTCCAGAAATTTGAGTGTTTTGCaggttttaaaaaaagtaattttggttgcttttgaatgtaaataatttatcaattggttactttttattcaaaaaaatatatttcaatataattttttctcaTATACATTTAGTTActtattttgatcaaataactttaaaactatgatttttttagactatattatatgttattttatttttaggatACCTTGAGGTTACCTATTTTTTCTAGCAATTTTAAagtatattttgagttgtgggaaacaatacatatatatatttttttcgatATAAAAAATGATGAACAAGATAAAAGTAActaatttctttcttttatagATTACTAACAAAGAAgtaactaaaatattatatttaaataaaataagtatacCATCTAATTTTATGGGTTActacaataaatattataatatttcatatttaaaaattttttagTATCTAAATTTACTTGAATAAGTAACACCAACACATTCTATACAACAGAAATACGTCATGTTTGAAAATTTAGTTTCTTAtaagttattttagaaattagttgatatttataaatttaattttctagtaaagaaactaaaatattacttctgattttaattatttttttctaacaaTGGTAATGAAATATATGCTTCCGATATATTAAAACGATCCCCTTAAAAAGTAGATTGTGGTGATATAAAATTTGAGCTCAAATAATTATTAGTGTaatcaaaaaaaattgtacacttttttttaaaactaaaaaagagaaagagttatttttttaaaaaaaaatttatgaatatagtgtaaaaaaattatgagtATACTATATAATGTGGTGTATATAAATTGTTTTAAAGCTACTACTTTCTCTTTGGCGAGACTACTGTTTCATGGAATGAAATGACCAATGAAATGATATTGAATGGTTACAGGAGAGAGAAAAtgatttagaaaaagaaaaaaaaaagttaatattgAATGCTTAATAAAAGTTTTTACAGGGAGAGAAAGCAAATAAAAGCAAACTAATTTAAACAAAATGATATTGGGtatatacttaaattaattaagTCATCATATatccataaataaaatgcaattaagGTATTTTTGTGTAATTAAAAAAAGGTAAGTAGTGACAGTAGTTTTTcgtttcatatattttaaaaaaaaaatctcttttgTAAAAAGGTAAGTAGtgacagtatatatatatatatatataagtgaaATAAGGGAAATACTGAGTTTTGTTGAACAATAAGAGAAGTATTAAAAAATATGGGTATAAAGAAGAGAAGAGCAGAGCAGAAGGAGAAGGAGGAGGCTATGGCGGCGATGATGCTTATTTCAGATGATATACTCTGTCAAATATTAATCCGAATCGATGATGACCGATCTGTAATCCGATCTACTTCCGTTTGCAAGTCCTGGTTCTCTATCATCAATTCCGACTACTTTCGCCACGAAAAGCAGAAACAATCAAAACCATGTACCCTTTTATTTAGACATGGTCACACTCACAAACTAACGAAACCCCTTCCCTACCAATATTTCTCAGAAGAATCACAGACTCTACATCAGAAGAACACAGACAACACCAACATCATACATTCTCAAGATGATTATTACCTCAATTTCTTGCCTTGGCCGGAGGTTCGTTTGCTTTCGGTTACCGACGACTTGCTTCTGCTTTCACGTGAAAGGGGAAAGGATTTCATGATCTGCAATCCCTTTACCAAACAATGGATTGTGATTCCCAAGACTCCTATCGACTTAACTGGAGTATTCGATTATAGCGGACACGGTGGGTTGATTTGCAAAAACAAGAATGATGAATTATTCAGGTACAGAATCATGTTAGTATGGAGGAGGAATGCTGATTTTGCTCGCATAATCTTTTCTTCTGAAACGGGAGAATGGAGTAATATCATAGCTTTTCCCTATCAATTGTTGTGGGATCAACCTCCTATTATTTGCAATGGAATGATACACTGGCTATCTTTGATTCATGATACCTTAACTGCAGATGGCATTATTGCCTGCGATCCCTTTCATGAGGATCCAAATTATtacaattttattcaatttcccTTAGGTTTTCCCCAAGATGAGAGGCGCAAGTATTGTATTAACATTCGTCTTGGACTGGTTCAGGGTCGGCTAAGGATTTCACTTACTACCTTCATCACTAAAAAGAGGAGGGTCTATTCTGTCAAAGTATGGGAATTGAATTATGATAATAACAATGGTGATGATGGGAAGACCAGCTCATGGTGTTTGGTGCATGACTTTGAGAAGAGCGGAATTGGTTTTAACTCTAAGTATGTGGTTGTGATGGCTTTCCATCCCACCAATGGTGATGTTTTGTTCATTCTTTTTGACAATATTCATGTTTACCAATATGATATTAGGGAAGACAAGATGGAAAAGGTTTATCAGTTTCCACATCCTGGCTATCATGCTTTTGGAATGCGCCTACAACACTTCCCTATTGTCTATCCATTTTGGCCTACTAAAATTCCTGCCCTCACTTCCTCTCCCATTGTCTCAGCTCTTGATCTTTGAAACTTGTctgtttttttcaattatttatgatatatttatttttgttctaaTAACTTAATTATGTTACTGTTTGTATACATGAATTTATGTTTTATGTTccgtttaatttaaatatattgttTATGCTTATCTTCTTGGGTTTGTCTTTAAATTTAGAATCACATAACAAGTTAGTTGATATATCAGTTAGACTTCTTTTTGTTATATTGCCAATCCTTGCCTTTTCTTTTGATTGGTCAAtgcattatataaatatatatatatatatatatatgtactctTTTCTCTGTATCTTAACTTTTTTAGAACAATAACAGAACAATTCCTATCACATCTTCATTATCTTTAATATGATGTAAGTCAGTTTTTGTCTTTTAAGTTCACCCCTTCTAAAATATTTTAGTAGTGCGTTTGGTAGATAGATAGTGCATATATTTCTAAGGCTAAGGCTAAGGCTTAGGCGAGTTGTATTCTGTTGTGTATTAGGTAGATAGCGCAGCCTACAAGAACTGTTTATGATATTTTGACCAAGGCaggggtttttatggagaaaatCCCCATCTTCTCGttgttgaaaaaataaagaagaagatgtAGCAGTGGTCTGCTTGGCATACAAGGTGCATAGCTATATAGCTGGTGATAAAGGTTCTCCACCCTATCTTCTcgaagaaaatattttaaaattgtctCATATGATGTTTTGTTGCTAAATAGACAGTTGCTCTGAACTGTTGAAATGGTCGGTTCAATGTTTCAAGATCAAGAGTTTGTAACTTTTGACAATATCTATATTGTGTGTCAATGTGATTTCTCGTGCTTCAAGATGTCATTTGCTGTCATTCATGCGCCATGAAGGCTTTAGAGGTTTCTACAGAGGTTTTGGTACTTCTCTAATGGGAACAATCCCAGCTAGAGCGCTTTACATGACAGCCCTTGAAGTTACCAAGAGTAACGTTGGGACAGTCACTGTTAGATTAGACATTCAGATACTGCAGCACTTGCTATAGCTAATGCTGCAGCAGGGTTGAGTTCAGCTATGGCTGCTTAATTAGTTTGGACCCCAATTTGATGTTGTAAGTCAAAGACTCATGGTTCAGAGTTGCAGTAATAGTAGTAGTAATGTTAAAAACTCTATTCCTAGTGTTAGTAGCTATAGTTACACTTACATCAATGGTTTAGATGCTTTTAGGAAAATCATGTACTCAGATGGCTTTAGAGGATTATATAGAGGTTTTGGGATATCTATATTGACATATGCACTATCTAATGCTGTTTGGTGGGCTTCATATTCTGTTGCACACAGGCCTAATTGGGGTGGTTTTGGTTGTTATatggggaagaagaagaaagaggagaatgatttaattttaattcatgGTTGTAATACTCAATAAACTAAACTCTAGATCCcaattatataaaatacaattgaaTCTATATTGctgtaaattatatatacagtTCGAATCTATCACGACTGCGTTTCATAATCAAATATTagtaggatttgttttatttttattttattatacataaataatattttattattttattatatataaataaaaagtcactcatCTCTTTGATTCTAATTAGAAATTGGTTGTAAACAAATGCAATTCTTGTTTGATTCTAATTAGAAATTGGTTGTAAACAAATGCGATTCTTGTTTACTGCATCATGCAGCCTTCAATTCAAACCAACCATTTATTCATGAACAAGATCAATAACTCTTTACATGAATTGCTTGTGTTCATGTAGAGCTTGATTCCGTATTGTTTTAAAGATCTCATTAGGCAAGAAACTCATTTATGCTTTCACGGGTCACCATTCACAAGTGTATCTTCGATTAAAATCTAGGATCAaaggtaaaaaaaattgtagttttGACTTAGAAGTAGTCTATGCAGGCATAGGTGCAATTAGCATGGGTTGTTTTGTAGTTTCAACAGAAAATAAACTTAATCAAGGACGTGAAAGACTTCTGCAAAATCATAGCATGTTATGGTATAAAATGCACTAAACTTTAAAATTGAAAAGGCAAGAATCGAAGAAAAGAAACTGTTTTTCCAATTAGTAAAGCATTGAACAGCACAAACTGAAACATTATTTCTCAATCACAGTATAATTCTTGTGTTGGAATGGAACCATTGTAGCTACACTGTAAACATCAAAATAGCTTCGTGTTTATATTGATTCTTCTTCACGCAAGTCACCTTGGAACCAACAAACCAAGCTCTGAATCAATACACAGATTGGAGTCAGAGCACAAGAGTTAAAACACTATTACAAGAATTAAAACAATGGTACAAGTTATCATGCAACATTATGCACATTGCAAAGTTTATGAATCAATCTCGGTAGAAAAATACATCCAGGTATAAATTTGAGGTTATGTGTCTTCACTTATTATCATAATGACACTAGCAAAAACTTTCTAATTTCTATGCAACATTCAGTCAAGTCCTGATTTCTTATACTATCCTATACGAATTTATTTGGAAAAAATCCATTGGTAAAAACATAAATCGAACCTTCTTCAGTCAAGCAACAACCTCAACAAAGAGAATATAAGAACCCTCCTGATTTCTTATACTATCCTATACGAATTTTTTCGGAAAAAATCAATTGGTAAAAACATAAATCGAACCTTTCACCATAAGTTGTGCACAGCGCCGCGTCTTGTCCTTGTGGCCGAGATCCGAAGGCCTCCATTCTGCTTTAGAAacttttcaattagtttataaaGTATAGTAATATACGATATATTGTGAAACAACTTTAGATGCGTACAGGATGATGGACATCAACAGGAATCTCTGCGAAATAGAGAGTGTCTCCAACTTGGAGCCTGCGTCCATCAATGACCCTTCTAAACTCCAGCTTCCTAACAGAATATCTCAGATCGTCGATACCAGCTTTACGTTCCCTCACATCAATGTTGTAAGTTTCTTCTCCCACCACGAAATGCATTTGATTGTTAATCAGCATGTCTGTTCTAATTATGTATACGGCAGCACACCGAGGAATCTCAAGTGCTTTCTTCAAGTCTGAATTTGTGACTCTCTTCCAGCAAACCATGGAATCTGAGAAATATTTAAATACTCAACTATTACCTAATAATGTACACTTAACACAAGATGCTCTACTCGCATTAATCTTTCTACAGCTAAAAGAAATAGCACCAAACCATATATATGACTTAGAATATTATGGTCAGAGCAGAATAAACCTTCCCGCACATCGGCGGCACAAGAGTAAATAAGGGAATATGAGTACAaacaagtaaattattattttcctaAAAAAGAATATAAACAAACATGATAAAAATCATGATTCAAAAAACGATCAGCTCCATATATAAACaaacatgatgaaaatcaaatcaaactagtaaaaaagaaaagattgcAAAGGGAGAGATACAAACTCATAATTAAAACCATGAATAAATTACCAGTAAAACTAAGAACAAATCAAGAATATATCAATTGAGGAAGAATGAGAGTTAGAATTGAGGGAAAGTTTAAAGAAGGAGAGTCGAAATCTAAAAAGAGAAAAACACCGGAACCATATCAATAAATCTTCAGTTAACTAAACAAACATTTCTACTAATATTGATAATTAAATACCTAATAATGCACAATTAAGGCAACATGCAGATCTACTTGCATTAATCTTTCTGCAGCTAAAAGAAATAGCACCAAACCAGATATATGACTAGGAATATTATGCATATAAACAAACAAGATGAAAATCATGATTTGAAAAACGATCAGCATCAAATATAAACaaacatgatgaaaatcaaatcaccgagaagaaagaaagaaaacaacaaaCTTATAAACTCTAAATCCTAAGCTCAAAGATCCACACTAGTAAAAAAAAGAAATCGATTACAAACGGAGAAAGACACACTCATAATTAAAACCATGAATCAATTACTAGTaaaatgaagaacaaagagTAAGCactgattaataaaaaaaaagtcaagaaATCAAAACTaaagatataaataattaatcgaGAAAGAAGCAGAGTTAGGATTGAGGGAAAGTTACCTGGGGAAGGAGAGTCGAAATCGAAAAAGAGGGAAAATGAAGTATGTAAGTAAGGGAACAGGCTTATATATATAAGCCCGAAAGGAAAGAAGAGAGTGgagtattatttgaaaataatgaaatgaagcagatatttatttatttatttttttttctttttcttgaaaGAAACTCTAACGAGTTTCCAACATGCATACTAATAATAGGACAGCTCACAATAAAAGTTTTCAATTATCCACCGTAGAaaattaataacaacaaattgAAACTGAAAAA is part of the Cannabis sativa cultivar Pink pepper isolate KNU-18-1 chromosome 5, ASM2916894v1, whole genome shotgun sequence genome and encodes:
- the LOC133038142 gene encoding uncharacterized protein LOC133038142, whose amino-acid sequence is MRHEGFRGFYRGFGTSLMGTIPARALYMTALEVTKSNVGTVTSCSNSSSNVKNSIPSVSSYSYTYINGLDAFRKIMYSDGFRGLYRGFGISILTYALSNAVWWASYSVAHRPNWGGFGCYMGKKKKEENDLILIHGCNTQ